A region of Shinella zoogloeoides DNA encodes the following proteins:
- a CDS encoding IS630 family transposase (programmed frameshift) gives MRSGISLRTDFDGDGLRRLARQTKDAAQARRLLALASIYDGGSRSDAARLGNVTLQIVRDWVMRFNERGPQGLINGKAPGPQSRLNDQQRAALAQAIERGPTPYLDGVVRWRLCDLAQWLWEEFRVSVSEQTLSREVRAMGYRKLAVRPKHHAQDPQAIEGFKKGFPAAVAEIAAGAARGKRIEIWFQDEARIGQKNKITRRWARRGTRPSAPHDQRTRSAYIFGAICPKLGKAAALVMPWCDTYAMTQHLAEIARHVDADAHAILIMDQAGWHMSNNLVVPENITILPLPPKSPELNPVENLWHFMRDNWLSNRVFKSYDDIVDHCCDAWRKLESQPWRIMSIGRREWAYGF, from the exons ATGCGATCAGGGATTTCACTACGGACGGATTTTGATGGAGACGGTCTGCGGCGGCTGGCGCGGCAGACGAAGGATGCCGCTCAGGCGCGCCGACTGCTGGCGCTGGCGTCGATCTACGATGGAGGCTCGCGTTCCGATGCCGCCCGCCTCGGTAACGTCACGCTGCAGATTGTCCGTGACTGGGTCATGCGGTTCAACGAACGCGGTCCCCAAGGTCTGATCAATGGCAAGGCTCCCGGCCCACAATCGCGGTTGAACGATCAGCAGCGTGCGGCCCTGGCGCAGGCCATCGAGCGTGGGCCGACACCCTATCTCGACGGCGTCGTTCGCTGGCGTCTGTGCGATCTGGCGCAATGGCTGTGGGAGGAGTTTCGCGTTTCGGTGAGCGAGCAGACGCTCAGCCGCGAAGTCCGGGCCATGGGCTATCGCAAGCTCGCTGTTCGGCCCAAACATCACGCGCAAGACCCTCAAGCCATTGAGGGTTTTAAAAAAG GCTTCCCTGCCGCAGTGGCAGAGATTGCCGCTGGAGCGGCCCGAGGAAAACGCATAGAGATTTGGTTTCAGGATGAGGCCCGTATCGGGCAAAAGAACAAGATCACCCGCCGATGGGCCAGGCGAGGAACACGGCCTTCAGCACCGCACGATCAGCGCACAAGGTCGGCCTACATCTTCGGCGCAATCTGCCCGAAGCTCGGCAAGGCGGCGGCGCTGGTCATGCCATGGTGCGACACCTACGCCATGACCCAGCATCTGGCCGAAATCGCCCGACACGTCGATGCCGACGCGCACGCTATCCTCATCATGGATCAGGCAGGCTGGCACATGTCCAACAATCTCGTCGTGCCCGAAAACATCACCATTCTGCCACTCCCGCCGAAATCGCCGGAGCTGAACCCGGTCGAAAACCTCTGGCATTTCATGCGCGACAACTGGTTATCAAACCGCGTCTTCAAATCATACGACGACATCGTCGATCATTGCTGCGATGCCTGGCGGAAGCTCGAAAGCCAGCCCTGGCGCATCATGTCGATCGGGCGCAGAGAATGGGCCTATGGGTTTTGA
- a CDS encoding MAPEG family protein produces the protein MVIVPASKAELRKEQRKILLRSGAAAMVCMLALGGTQYLLRGAKVFPDENLESRLFFIAAANLLLVVWVIIGVAMVARGRRHSAEDIGGSAYSRPSSRIAVAAAFLQNTLEQFVIASVTLSALVMLEGAAMMPFIAASVVLFGVGRVCFLVGYSKGAGGRAFGMALTALPSIAAFVIALAHLITRVWQT, from the coding sequence ATGGTAATCGTCCCGGCGTCCAAAGCTGAACTTCGGAAAGAGCAGCGCAAAATCCTCTTGAGAAGCGGTGCGGCTGCCATGGTGTGCATGCTGGCCCTCGGTGGCACGCAATACCTTCTACGCGGCGCCAAGGTTTTCCCCGACGAAAATCTGGAATCGCGGCTATTCTTCATAGCCGCCGCGAACTTGCTTCTCGTCGTTTGGGTCATCATAGGCGTCGCCATGGTGGCACGAGGCCGACGTCATTCTGCGGAAGATATCGGCGGATCGGCGTACTCTCGCCCGAGCTCTAGAATTGCCGTTGCAGCCGCTTTTCTTCAGAACACGCTCGAACAATTCGTCATCGCGTCCGTGACGTTATCCGCGCTCGTGATGCTGGAAGGCGCGGCGATGATGCCGTTTATCGCGGCTTCTGTGGTCCTGTTCGGTGTCGGCCGCGTTTGCTTCTTAGTCGGGTACTCAAAAGGGGCCGGTGGCCGTGCGTTTGGAATGGCCCTGACTGCGCTCCCCAGCATCGCGGCGTTCGTGATCGCGTTGGCGCACTTGATCACGCGGGTCTGGCAAACGTGA
- a CDS encoding DsbA family protein — protein sequence MFRRQFLGSTAAAFTLLAANRVVAQTAATGSATDLLQPGPLPERILGRDDAPVTVIEYASMTCGHCANFHLNIWPAFKAEFIDTGKVRFILREFPFDPRATAAFMLARCTGDDRWYPTVDLLFRNQPRWARAQDGKEGFLSVLSMTGLKEADLEACLSDQALLDKVNAVAARGQELGVDSTPTFFINGEKYTGVMPIEQLRAVIEPIVAGAKK from the coding sequence ATGTTCAGGCGACAATTTCTGGGATCGACCGCGGCAGCTTTCACCTTGCTGGCCGCAAACCGCGTTGTTGCGCAGACGGCCGCCACAGGCTCGGCGACGGACCTCTTGCAGCCGGGGCCGTTGCCCGAGCGGATTCTGGGGCGCGACGACGCACCGGTTACCGTTATCGAATATGCGTCGATGACATGCGGGCATTGCGCCAACTTTCACTTGAATATCTGGCCAGCCTTCAAGGCAGAGTTCATCGATACGGGTAAGGTCCGCTTCATTCTCCGCGAGTTCCCGTTTGATCCGCGCGCGACCGCCGCCTTCATGCTCGCCCGCTGCACGGGTGACGACAGATGGTATCCGACGGTCGACCTCCTCTTCCGTAACCAGCCGCGCTGGGCGCGTGCTCAGGACGGCAAGGAAGGGTTCCTCTCGGTCCTGTCGATGACCGGTCTCAAGGAGGCCGATCTTGAGGCTTGCCTTAGCGACCAGGCGCTGCTCGACAAAGTCAATGCGGTCGCGGCCAGAGGTCAGGAACTTGGCGTCGATTCGACGCCGACCTTCTTTATCAACGGCGAAAAATACACCGGCGTAATGCCGATCGAGCAATTGCGCGCCGTCATCGAACCGATTGTCGCGGGAGCAAAGAAGTGA
- a CDS encoding peptidylprolyl isomerase encodes MLLKIRNVFLSALFLVAVPAFAEERADQVAARVGDSEILESDVSFATSFLGDPNPKATPEARKSAVVDALIDLKVVSDAAIKDGLENDETFKRQMVFLRQQALRQAYLAKAAAAAVTEDALRKVYNERVAAMPSVEEVRVRHILLKDRAGAEAAMRDIAAGKSFEEVAGSVSLDETSKKSGGDLGFLTMEQLPPELGEAIVTMKTGEIAAKPVETPFGFHVVKLEERRKREPPAFEVVSTELRRGMEAQAVSKIVADLKAAARIEKLVPDVAMPEGSDDGHEHGAEGGE; translated from the coding sequence ATGCTGCTGAAAATCAGGAACGTCTTTCTTTCCGCGCTCTTTCTGGTCGCTGTTCCAGCCTTCGCCGAGGAACGGGCGGATCAGGTAGCAGCTCGCGTCGGAGATTCCGAGATTCTGGAATCCGACGTATCGTTCGCAACCTCGTTCCTCGGCGATCCTAATCCCAAGGCAACACCCGAGGCACGCAAGTCCGCGGTCGTCGATGCGCTGATCGACCTCAAGGTGGTCTCTGACGCCGCGATCAAGGACGGGCTGGAGAACGACGAGACGTTCAAGCGGCAGATGGTGTTCCTGAGGCAACAGGCGCTTCGGCAGGCCTATCTCGCCAAGGCTGCCGCCGCCGCTGTAACCGAGGACGCACTGCGCAAGGTCTATAACGAACGGGTCGCCGCCATGCCGTCGGTCGAAGAGGTTCGCGTCCGGCACATCCTGCTGAAGGACAGGGCTGGCGCTGAGGCGGCGATGAGGGATATAGCCGCGGGCAAGTCCTTTGAAGAGGTGGCCGGGAGCGTTTCGCTGGATGAGACGTCGAAGAAGAGCGGCGGTGATCTTGGCTTTCTGACAATGGAACAACTCCCGCCGGAGCTGGGAGAGGCGATCGTAACGATGAAGACCGGTGAGATTGCCGCAAAGCCCGTGGAGACGCCCTTCGGCTTTCATGTCGTAAAACTTGAAGAGCGGCGCAAGCGTGAACCACCGGCATTCGAGGTTGTGTCGACGGAGTTGCGCCGTGGCATGGAAGCCCAGGCGGTGAGCAAGATCGTCGCTGACCTCAAGGCGGCCGCGCGGATAGAGAAGCTCGTGCCCGATGTTGCGATGCCTGAGGGATCGGATGACGGACACGAGCATGGTGCCGAGGGCGGGGAATAG
- a CDS encoding L,D-transpeptidase family protein, which yields MRSLHSLLPKFLAVSLIAIMLSGCVAMELAELSSEPPKLSAAVVAAMAKKGMRPEDPVLVRIFKQESELEVWKADASGRYKLFKTYPMCRWSGKLGPKTKEGDRQAPEGFYHVSAGMLNPQSQYYVSFNLGYPNRLEAALGYTGEALMVHGACSSSGCYAMTDQGVGEIYAIAQKALQSGQDSFQVQAYPFRMTAENLAKHRGDSNMPFWLTLKEGYDQFAFSKRQPKVAACERRYVFNREFEGGDPRNPLAACPVSSSGASADLLSMVATERGKVDAALAAEKSAAALAYVDGGMHPSFRALLKKQGASKLAEDISIIKYPVSRPEAALADPYSGTSAVSGASDD from the coding sequence ATGCGGTCGCTCCATTCTCTGCTGCCAAAATTCCTCGCCGTCTCTCTCATCGCGATCATGCTATCGGGATGCGTTGCCATGGAGCTCGCCGAACTCTCCAGCGAGCCGCCGAAGCTTTCCGCCGCCGTCGTGGCCGCGATGGCGAAGAAGGGTATGCGGCCTGAAGATCCTGTCCTTGTGCGGATATTCAAGCAGGAGAGTGAGCTGGAGGTGTGGAAGGCGGATGCATCAGGCCGTTACAAGCTCTTCAAGACCTATCCGATGTGCCGCTGGTCCGGCAAACTCGGCCCCAAGACGAAAGAAGGCGATCGCCAGGCGCCGGAAGGCTTCTATCATGTCTCGGCCGGGATGCTGAATCCGCAGTCGCAGTACTATGTCTCGTTCAATCTCGGTTATCCCAACCGTCTTGAAGCTGCGCTCGGCTACACCGGTGAGGCGCTGATGGTCCATGGCGCCTGCTCGTCGTCGGGTTGCTACGCCATGACCGATCAGGGCGTCGGTGAGATCTATGCCATCGCTCAGAAGGCGCTGCAAAGCGGTCAGGACAGCTTTCAGGTCCAAGCCTATCCGTTTCGCATGACCGCGGAGAACCTCGCCAAGCATCGAGGGGATTCGAACATGCCGTTCTGGCTCACCCTCAAGGAGGGCTACGACCAATTCGCTTTTTCGAAGCGCCAGCCGAAGGTCGCGGCCTGCGAACGGCGCTATGTGTTCAACAGGGAGTTCGAGGGGGGCGATCCGCGCAATCCGCTCGCCGCCTGTCCGGTATCGTCCAGCGGGGCTTCGGCCGACCTCCTGTCAATGGTGGCGACGGAGCGTGGCAAGGTGGACGCGGCGCTTGCCGCCGAAAAGTCGGCCGCGGCGCTCGCTTATGTGGACGGCGGAATGCATCCAAGCTTCCGGGCTCTTTTGAAGAAACAGGGGGCCTCGAAGCTGGCGGAGGATATCTCGATCATAAAATATCCGGTCAGTCGGCCGGAGGCTGCGCTTGCCGATCCCTATTCGGGCACGTCTGCTGTCAGCGGGGCGTCGGATGACTGA
- a CDS encoding L,D-transpeptidase, with amino-acid sequence MLEDTNTVARRGFLLGTLSMALAACSTTSPSAVPSVARRPMGVPSEEELAARYAAMEDGGHQLPAVPFRQIDPKFYRQRVFNTTGEPAGTVVVDTGSKFLYVAEPGGTAMRYGVGLGRAGFAWEGEGVIQWRQKWPRWKPPAEMIARQPELAKFSVENGGQEPGPDNALGARALYIFQNGEDTLYRLHGTREWNSIGKSVSSGCVRLVNQDVIDLYTRVPSKARIVVRT; translated from the coding sequence ATGCTTGAAGACACCAACACCGTCGCGCGCCGCGGATTTCTTCTCGGGACGCTTTCCATGGCGCTGGCGGCCTGTTCCACGACATCCCCCTCCGCCGTGCCCAGCGTAGCACGACGTCCGATGGGCGTGCCGAGCGAGGAGGAACTGGCCGCTCGCTATGCCGCGATGGAGGATGGCGGTCATCAGCTGCCGGCCGTTCCCTTCCGGCAAATTGATCCAAAATTCTACCGCCAGCGTGTTTTCAATACGACGGGCGAGCCAGCCGGCACTGTGGTGGTCGATACCGGTTCGAAGTTTCTCTATGTCGCGGAGCCCGGCGGCACCGCGATGCGCTACGGGGTTGGGCTTGGCCGCGCGGGATTTGCCTGGGAAGGCGAGGGGGTTATCCAGTGGCGCCAGAAGTGGCCGCGCTGGAAGCCGCCGGCGGAAATGATCGCGCGCCAACCCGAGCTTGCGAAATTCTCTGTCGAGAACGGTGGACAGGAGCCAGGGCCGGACAATGCGCTCGGCGCCCGCGCGCTCTACATCTTCCAGAATGGCGAGGACACGCTTTACCGTCTGCACGGAACACGTGAGTGGAACTCTATCGGAAAATCCGTGTCCTCCGGCTGCGTGCGGTTGGTCAATCAGGATGTCATCGACCTCTACACCCGCGTGCCTTCCAAGGCACGCATTGTCGTACGCACGTAG
- the lspA gene encoding signal peptidase II, which produces MRLVVERKGELAALFAFGAAIFLVDIALKHFMVTAVMNPPRIIPVTPFFNLVLVYNPGVSFGMFAEWISAAPQLFAVLKACIVAGLLSWAALSRRMVERLALCMVAGGAMGNLVDRYADGQVTDYLDFYAGQWHWPSFNLADVAIVAGAGLMIVVASFHRDTATSQSS; this is translated from the coding sequence ATGCGGTTGGTAGTTGAAAGAAAAGGCGAGCTCGCCGCCTTGTTTGCGTTCGGCGCCGCAATCTTCCTCGTGGACATCGCTCTCAAGCACTTCATGGTCACGGCGGTGATGAACCCGCCGCGGATCATTCCCGTCACACCGTTCTTCAATCTCGTGCTCGTCTACAATCCCGGCGTCAGCTTCGGAATGTTCGCCGAATGGATATCGGCGGCGCCACAGCTTTTTGCCGTTCTGAAAGCATGCATCGTTGCCGGGCTCCTGTCGTGGGCCGCTCTTTCGCGCCGGATGGTTGAGCGGCTGGCACTGTGCATGGTCGCGGGAGGAGCGATGGGCAATCTCGTCGACCGGTATGCCGACGGCCAGGTCACCGACTATCTGGATTTCTATGCGGGACAGTGGCATTGGCCATCGTTCAACCTTGCCGATGTGGCCATCGTGGCTGGTGCGGGCCTCATGATCGTTGTTGCTTCTTTCCACAGAGACACTGCAACGAGCCAATCATCATGA
- a CDS encoding MFS transporter produces MLGVLQNRTYRHLFLAQVVALVGTGLATVALGLLAYEIAGPDAGAVLGTALAIKMIAYVGIAPIAGAFAEVLPRRPLLVALDLVRAAVALCLPFVTEVWQVYVLIFVLQSASAAFTPAFQATIPEVLPDEKDYTRALSLSRLAYDLESLISPALAAALLTIISFHSLFGGTVIGFLVSSALVVSVVLPAPSKTERRSVYERTTRGLRLYLATPRLRGLLAICLSVSAAGSMVIVNTVVIVQSTFGLTQESTALALAAFGGGSMLAALFLPKLLDTIPDRPVMLAGAAVLIAGLLAASAVDGIRTLLPLWCLLGIGYSIAQTPSGRLLRRSAHAEDRPALFAAHFALSHAAWLVTYPLAGWLGATIGLSAAALCLALLATSGFAVAMALWPANDNVEIEHDHDDLPVDHPHLAEGVRRGGHSHAHAVVIDRLHPEWPSRP; encoded by the coding sequence ATGCTCGGCGTCCTCCAGAACCGAACCTATCGCCACCTCTTTCTGGCGCAGGTCGTCGCGCTGGTCGGGACAGGTCTGGCGACGGTCGCCCTCGGCCTGCTCGCCTACGAGATCGCCGGACCTGACGCCGGCGCGGTGCTGGGTACGGCACTCGCCATCAAGATGATCGCCTATGTCGGCATCGCACCGATCGCGGGCGCCTTCGCGGAAGTGCTTCCACGGCGGCCGCTGCTGGTCGCACTCGACCTCGTACGCGCCGCCGTCGCCCTCTGCCTGCCCTTCGTCACCGAGGTCTGGCAGGTCTACGTCCTGATCTTCGTCCTGCAATCGGCCTCGGCCGCCTTCACCCCGGCCTTCCAGGCGACGATCCCCGAGGTGCTGCCGGACGAAAAGGACTATACGCGAGCGCTATCGCTCTCCCGGCTCGCCTATGACCTCGAAAGCCTCATCAGCCCCGCCTTGGCTGCAGCGCTCCTGACGATCATCTCTTTCCATTCGCTGTTCGGCGGCACGGTCATCGGCTTTCTCGTATCCTCGGCGCTCGTCGTCTCCGTCGTGCTTCCCGCGCCTTCGAAGACCGAGCGTCGCAGTGTCTACGAACGGACCACGCGGGGCCTTCGTCTCTATCTGGCAACGCCGCGGCTGCGCGGCCTTCTCGCGATTTGCCTTTCGGTCTCGGCCGCCGGCTCGATGGTGATCGTCAACACGGTCGTGATCGTGCAGTCCACCTTCGGCCTGACCCAGGAAAGCACGGCCCTTGCGCTCGCCGCGTTCGGCGGCGGCTCGATGCTGGCGGCGCTCTTCCTTCCAAAACTCCTCGACACTATTCCCGACCGCCCGGTCATGCTGGCTGGAGCGGCGGTCCTGATTGCCGGGCTTCTGGCAGCCTCGGCCGTCGACGGCATCCGCACGCTCTTGCCGCTCTGGTGTCTCCTCGGCATCGGCTATTCGATCGCCCAGACGCCCTCCGGCCGGCTGTTGCGGCGATCCGCGCATGCGGAAGACCGACCGGCCCTGTTTGCGGCGCATTTCGCGCTCTCCCACGCCGCCTGGCTCGTCACCTATCCGCTCGCCGGTTGGCTCGGCGCAACGATCGGCCTGTCCGCAGCCGCCCTTTGCCTCGCGCTCCTCGCGACGTCCGGCTTCGCCGTCGCGATGGCGCTGTGGCCAGCGAACGACAACGTGGAGATCGAGCACGACCACGACGACCTGCCTGTCGATCACCCGCACCTCGCCGAAGGAGTGCGGCGCGGCGGGCATAGCCATGCCCATGCCGTTGTCATTGATCGGCTGCATCCCGAGTGGCCCTCAAGGCCGTAA
- a CDS encoding metal-sensing transcriptional repressor yields the protein MSEHRHKTHPEIVKRLKRAEGHLKSIIAMIEDGRPCLDLAQQLHAVEKAVTNAKRALIQDHLDHCLEDVVGPLPADQRSAMAEFKAITKYL from the coding sequence ATGAGCGAGCACAGGCACAAGACCCATCCCGAGATCGTCAAGCGGCTGAAGCGGGCCGAGGGACATCTGAAGAGCATCATCGCGATGATCGAGGACGGGCGCCCCTGCCTCGATCTCGCACAACAGCTTCATGCCGTCGAAAAGGCGGTCACCAATGCCAAGCGCGCGCTGATCCAGGACCATCTCGACCATTGCCTCGAGGATGTGGTCGGCCCCCTGCCCGCCGACCAGCGAAGCGCCATGGCCGAGTTCAAGGCGATCACCAAATATCTCTGA
- a CDS encoding ZIP family metal transporter, with protein sequence MTDETASSQAASPSRRAALLWTVIPFLVLAAAIAWLFGTNPLRSFENGAPPVENLTYERTTLDGGGVRLLVRAGGSEPLKIAQVQVDAAYWQFTLDPPGPLPRGQSAWISIPFPWVLGEAHRVTVVTSTGATFEHEIPVAVPTPEVTSNGLRSQAILGAFVGILPVAIGLMFYPALRGAGLSAMRFLLAVTVGLLAFLLVDAVAEAFELAGASAPVFQGGAMVVFAAAASFLLLMAVSRRGGRPSGVALATYIAIGIGLHNMGEGLAIGGAFAAGSAGLGTFLVMGFTLHNITEGIGIAAPLLKIRPTFRQFVLLTLIAGGPAVLGMWIGSLAYAPHWSALALAIGAGAILQVIIEVTLFMLRNDEDRTDILFSKEVLGGFALGIALMYVTAMLVKI encoded by the coding sequence ATGACCGACGAAACCGCTTCGAGCCAGGCCGCATCACCTAGCCGGCGCGCCGCTCTCCTCTGGACCGTCATCCCTTTCCTGGTTTTGGCGGCGGCCATTGCCTGGCTCTTCGGTACCAATCCGCTCCGAAGCTTCGAAAACGGCGCGCCGCCCGTCGAGAACCTCACCTATGAGCGCACAACGCTCGACGGCGGCGGGGTACGGCTTCTTGTACGCGCCGGCGGCTCGGAGCCGCTGAAGATCGCACAGGTCCAGGTCGATGCCGCCTATTGGCAATTCACGCTCGACCCGCCCGGCCCGCTTCCCCGCGGGCAGTCGGCCTGGATTTCCATTCCCTTCCCCTGGGTTCTCGGCGAGGCGCACCGTGTCACCGTCGTCACCAGCACCGGCGCAACGTTCGAGCACGAGATCCCGGTCGCGGTTCCCACGCCGGAGGTGACCTCGAACGGTCTCCGGTCGCAAGCCATCCTCGGCGCCTTCGTCGGCATTCTGCCCGTCGCCATCGGCCTGATGTTCTATCCGGCGCTACGCGGCGCGGGACTGAGCGCCATGCGGTTCCTGCTCGCGGTGACAGTCGGCCTCCTCGCGTTCCTCTTAGTGGACGCCGTAGCGGAGGCCTTCGAGCTTGCCGGCGCATCCGCACCCGTCTTCCAGGGTGGCGCAATGGTGGTCTTTGCCGCCGCCGCGTCCTTCCTGTTACTAATGGCCGTCTCGCGGCGGGGCGGACGGCCGAGCGGCGTGGCGCTCGCCACCTACATCGCAATCGGCATAGGCCTGCACAACATGGGCGAGGGCCTTGCCATCGGAGGCGCCTTCGCGGCCGGCTCCGCAGGCCTCGGCACCTTCCTCGTCATGGGCTTCACGCTGCACAACATCACCGAAGGCATAGGCATCGCCGCACCGCTCCTCAAGATCAGACCCACCTTCCGCCAGTTCGTACTGTTGACGCTGATCGCCGGCGGCCCGGCCGTGCTCGGCATGTGGATCGGCAGCCTCGCCTACGCCCCCCATTGGTCGGCACTTGCGCTCGCGATCGGTGCCGGCGCCATTCTCCAGGTCATCATCGAGGTGACGCTGTTCATGCTCCGCAACGACGAGGACCGTACGGACATCCTGTTCTCGAAGGAGGTCCTGGGCGGCTTCGCCCTCGGCATCGCACTCATGTACGTGACCGCGATGCTGGTGAAGATCTGA
- a CDS encoding multicopper oxidase domain-containing protein — translation MRNWLPFDLGRRKLLGAGLAAAGGAALAARSALSQDAAAQHQGHQISAASDGKAGTRDAAPPHMQAHGAMITVGDVDNERNGFDPTSMLTDWDLGSVSTLPDGRRLRTFEVEVEDKEIEIAPGVMFPAWTFNGRVPGPSLRAMEGERLRIILRNYGSHPHSMHFHGIHAARMDGIPGAGVINPGEEFVYEFDARPFGCHLYHCHALPLARHIHKGMYGLFVIDPDPELRPEFREVALSRLHGSPENARWQELAMVMNAFDTNFDGENEFYACNTIAHCYAKKPIRIEKSRPVRIYLANLTEFDPINSFHIHGNFFDYFDQGTTLTPTLKTVDLIMQCQAQRGILEFTFGEHADHEPGLYMFHAHQSEFTELGWMGMFEVVEEVA, via the coding sequence ATGCGAAACTGGCTGCCATTCGACCTCGGACGCCGAAAGCTGCTCGGTGCGGGCCTGGCGGCGGCCGGCGGCGCAGCCCTCGCCGCCCGTTCAGCGCTGAGCCAGGATGCCGCCGCCCAGCATCAGGGCCACCAGATCTCCGCGGCGTCTGACGGCAAAGCCGGCACAAGGGATGCCGCGCCGCCGCATATGCAGGCACATGGAGCGATGATCACCGTCGGCGACGTCGATAACGAGCGCAACGGCTTCGATCCGACGTCGATGCTGACCGACTGGGATCTCGGGAGCGTCTCCACCCTCCCCGACGGCCGTCGGCTGCGTACGTTCGAAGTCGAGGTCGAGGACAAGGAGATCGAGATCGCGCCCGGCGTCATGTTCCCCGCCTGGACCTTCAACGGTCGCGTGCCCGGGCCGTCGCTCCGCGCGATGGAAGGGGAGCGGCTGCGCATCATTCTGCGCAATTACGGTTCTCATCCGCACTCCATGCATTTTCACGGCATTCATGCCGCGCGCATGGACGGGATTCCTGGCGCGGGCGTCATCAACCCAGGCGAGGAGTTCGTCTACGAGTTCGACGCCCGCCCCTTCGGCTGTCACCTCTACCACTGCCATGCCCTGCCGCTCGCGCGGCATATCCACAAGGGCATGTACGGTCTCTTCGTCATCGATCCCGATCCGGAACTTCGACCAGAATTCCGCGAGGTGGCGCTCAGCCGGCTGCACGGCTCGCCCGAGAATGCGAGATGGCAGGAACTCGCCATGGTGATGAATGCCTTCGACACCAATTTCGACGGCGAGAACGAGTTCTATGCCTGCAACACCATCGCTCACTGCTACGCCAAGAAACCGATCCGCATCGAGAAGAGCCGTCCGGTGCGCATCTACCTCGCGAACCTCACCGAGTTCGATCCAATCAACTCCTTCCACATCCACGGCAACTTCTTCGACTATTTCGACCAAGGGACCACCCTGACGCCGACTCTGAAGACCGTCGACCTCATCATGCAGTGCCAGGCGCAGCGCGGCATTCTGGAGTTCACCTTCGGCGAACATGCGGACCATGAACCGGGCCTCTACATGTTCCACGCGCACCAGTCGGAGTTCACGGAGCTCGGCTGGATGGGAATGTTCGAAGTCGTGGAGGAAGTGGCATGA
- the mntR gene encoding manganese-binding transcriptional regulator MntR: MTASRSKSANKHSLVDADTHVESFRQTRSNRRNELIEDYVELIDDLILHGGEARQVDIVQRLGVAQPTVAKMLKRLASDGFIQQKRYRGIFLTEAGKALAARSRERHRIVEGFLRAVGVGEEAARIDAEGIEHHVSDETLAVFKAFLDKAGPPGRA; the protein is encoded by the coding sequence ATGACAGCAAGTCGCAGCAAATCGGCAAACAAACACTCGCTCGTTGACGCCGATACCCATGTCGAAAGCTTCCGCCAGACGCGCTCCAACCGGCGCAACGAACTCATCGAGGATTATGTCGAACTGATCGATGACCTCATCCTCCATGGCGGAGAGGCGCGGCAGGTCGATATCGTACAGAGGCTGGGCGTTGCGCAGCCGACCGTCGCAAAGATGCTCAAGCGTCTCGCCAGCGACGGCTTCATTCAGCAGAAGCGCTATCGCGGCATCTTCCTGACCGAAGCCGGCAAGGCACTGGCGGCCAGGAGCCGAGAGCGACATCGGATCGTCGAAGGGTTCCTGCGCGCCGTCGGGGTCGGAGAAGAGGCCGCGCGCATCGACGCCGAAGGCATCGAGCACCATGTCAGCGACGAGACGCTTGCCGTCTTCAAGGCTTTCCTCGACAAGGCGGGGCCGCCCGGCCGCGCTTGA
- a CDS encoding disulfide bond formation protein B produces MSVRDKRSEDDGWLTLFLAWMVALIASLGALFIGEVMGQTPCILCWYQRAFMFPLALVLAVSAFRMDRGVWRYALPLSGAGLLIATYHVLLYYGFIPEAVVPCGKGPSCTDAKMTIFEVIPLPVLSLLAFAAISFLLLIDRREHAR; encoded by the coding sequence ATGAGCGTTCGGGACAAGAGATCGGAAGACGATGGGTGGCTGACGCTGTTCCTCGCATGGATGGTTGCGCTTATCGCTTCGCTCGGGGCTCTCTTCATCGGCGAAGTCATGGGCCAGACGCCGTGCATCTTATGTTGGTATCAGCGCGCGTTCATGTTTCCGCTGGCGCTAGTCCTGGCGGTTTCCGCCTTTCGCATGGACCGTGGCGTATGGCGCTATGCGTTGCCGCTGAGTGGAGCAGGTCTGTTGATCGCGACATACCACGTCCTGCTATATTACGGCTTCATTCCGGAGGCAGTCGTTCCTTGTGGGAAGGGGCCTTCCTGTACTGATGCGAAGATGACCATTTTCGAGGTGATCCCGCTGCCGGTGCTGTCACTTCTGGCATTCGCCGCGATTTCATTCCTCCTCCTCATCGACCGAAGGGAGCATGCCCGATGA